The sequence below is a genomic window from Clostridium putrefaciens.
CTGAACTTAGCATTTGTATATCATTGTATATTTCATTTTCATTTAAACCTAATTTACAATAATCCCTTATTAAAAGTATACCATCCTCTTCAACAGATTTTATAAGTTCATTTAATTGCATTGATATAAGTCTTCCTTCATTTCCTAATTCACATATATATTTTTCAATTTCTGATACGATTCTCATTACCATTTCTGTTCTTTGTATAACTGTTACTACATCAAACAGGGTTACAATATCTTGAAATTCTAAAATATTCAAATTGCTTATTACCTTATTTAATACAGCTACATACCTCTCTAAGGTTTGTATTGCTTGATTTGCCTTTCCTAGTATGATGCTACTATCTTTTAACACATACTTAATATCTCCTTTGTATACTGTTATCATGTTTCTCCTTTGAGATATAGCAATTACAATGCACCCTGTTTGCTTAGCCACTCTATGTGCTGTTCTATGTCTTGTTCCAGTCTCGTAAGTTGTTATTGAATGTTCTGGCACAAGCTGAGCATTTGCATATAATATCTTTTTGATATCAGAACTTATAACTATAGCACCATCCATTTTAGCTAATTCATATACATAAGAAGGATTATATTCAGAGTTGATTGTAAATCCTCCATCA
It includes:
- the disA gene encoding DNA integrity scanning diadenylate cyclase DisA; protein product: MRIERDKELKNILKIMGPGTLLRDGLENILRAKTGGLLLLTNGEDTLKIVDGGFTINSEYNPSYVYELAKMDGAIVISSDIKKILYANAQLVPEHSITTYETGTRHRTAHRVAKQTGCIVIAISQRRNMITVYKGDIKYVLKDSSIILGKANQAIQTLERYVAVLNKVISNLNILEFQDIVTLFDVVTVIQRTEMVMRIVSEIEKYICELGNEGRLISMQLNELIKSVEEDGILLIRDYCKLGLNENEIYNDIQMLSSGEMLDLDLIAKLIGYSGITLVETLISSRGYRILNKIPRIPSSIIENLVKNFNELQAVVEASYEELDKVEGIGEARARAIKNGLRRIKEQVALDKQL